A single window of Caldalkalibacillus thermarum DNA harbors:
- the pcrA gene encoding DNA helicase PcrA, with protein MAASVTERLLAGLNEQQRQAVLTTEGPVLIMAGAGSGKTRVLTHRIACLLAEKAIAPYNILAITFTNKAAREMKERVAHLVGPVAEDIWISTFHAMCVRILRRDIDRIGYNRHFSILDTQDQLAVIKECMKELNIDSKKFDPRAVLGTISAYKNELKTPEQVSQMAGNYYDQIVATVYEKYQQTLRSNHALDFDDLIMQTVHLFQQVPDVLDYYQRKFQYIHVDEYQDTNRAQYLLVRMLADFHRNICVVGDSDQSIYKWRGADISIILSFEEDYQDATVIKLEQNYRSTKRILEAANEVIKHNVQRKEKKLWTANEQGSRIKYYRAENEHDEAYFVTKQIQEAVKAGRNYSDFAILYRTNAQSRVLEEVFVKANIPYQMVGGIKFYERKEIKDILAYLRLIANPNDDISFRRIVNVPKRGIGQASLDKLASYAAEKNMSLFEALAEVDFIGLNKRAANQLARFYELIHNWSRHVEYLSVSELTGDVLEKTGYKAALLQEGTLEAKGRLENVEEFLSVTQEFEKKNEDKSLPAFLDEVALVSDIDQVDEDQEGNAVMLMTLHAAKGLEFPVVFLVGMENNLFPHSRSALDEEELEEERRLAYVGITRAEEELYLTNAKMRTIFGQTVMNPESCFIEEIPDHLLEPVHGEEKAPLRLTSTGRKTPGRSSGRRLSPDRSQASTLSWQVGEKVQHAKWGVGTIVSLKGEGDDLELTIAFSPPVGLKRLLATFAPISKLEKRDDE; from the coding sequence ATGGCAGCATCGGTCACGGAACGTCTGTTGGCCGGCCTGAATGAACAGCAGCGCCAGGCCGTGCTCACAACAGAAGGGCCTGTACTCATCATGGCGGGTGCAGGGAGCGGCAAAACCCGGGTGTTGACTCACCGTATCGCCTGCCTGTTGGCGGAAAAGGCAATAGCGCCGTACAACATTTTGGCGATTACGTTTACCAATAAAGCGGCCAGGGAAATGAAAGAGCGGGTGGCCCATCTGGTCGGTCCCGTGGCGGAGGACATTTGGATTTCTACTTTTCACGCCATGTGTGTGCGCATCTTGCGACGGGATATTGACCGCATTGGCTATAACCGCCATTTTTCCATCTTGGACACCCAGGACCAGCTGGCGGTCATCAAGGAGTGCATGAAGGAACTGAATATCGACAGCAAAAAATTTGATCCCAGAGCCGTGCTGGGCACGATTTCCGCTTATAAAAACGAGCTGAAAACACCGGAGCAGGTCAGCCAGATGGCAGGGAACTATTATGACCAGATCGTGGCCACCGTTTATGAAAAATACCAGCAAACCTTGCGCTCCAACCATGCCCTCGATTTTGATGACCTGATCATGCAAACCGTGCATTTGTTTCAACAGGTGCCTGATGTACTGGACTATTACCAGCGCAAATTTCAATATATCCATGTGGATGAGTACCAGGATACGAACCGGGCCCAATATCTCCTGGTGCGCATGCTGGCTGACTTTCACCGCAATATCTGTGTGGTTGGCGATTCTGACCAGAGTATTTACAAATGGCGCGGTGCAGATATTAGCATTATCTTGTCCTTCGAAGAAGACTACCAGGACGCGACCGTGATTAAACTTGAACAGAATTACCGTTCGACCAAACGCATCCTTGAAGCAGCCAATGAAGTGATCAAGCACAACGTGCAGCGCAAAGAGAAGAAACTGTGGACGGCCAATGAACAGGGCAGCAGGATTAAATATTACCGGGCGGAGAATGAACACGATGAAGCTTACTTTGTTACCAAACAAATCCAGGAGGCGGTCAAGGCAGGCCGTAATTACAGCGACTTTGCTATTCTGTACCGGACCAATGCCCAGTCCCGCGTATTGGAGGAAGTGTTTGTCAAAGCCAATATTCCGTATCAGATGGTCGGCGGAATCAAATTCTATGAACGGAAAGAAATAAAAGACATTTTGGCTTACTTGCGGCTCATTGCCAACCCCAACGATGACATCAGTTTTCGCCGCATTGTCAACGTGCCCAAACGGGGCATTGGCCAGGCCTCCCTCGATAAACTGGCTTCCTATGCGGCTGAAAAGAATATGTCCCTGTTTGAAGCGTTGGCTGAAGTGGATTTCATCGGCTTGAACAAACGGGCAGCCAACCAGCTGGCCCGCTTTTATGAATTGATCCACAACTGGAGCAGGCATGTAGAGTATCTCTCTGTCAGCGAATTGACCGGGGATGTATTGGAGAAGACGGGATACAAAGCAGCCTTGCTGCAGGAAGGGACACTGGAGGCCAAAGGACGCTTGGAAAACGTGGAGGAATTTCTCAGTGTCACTCAAGAATTTGAAAAGAAGAACGAGGATAAATCATTGCCTGCCTTTCTGGATGAGGTGGCCTTGGTCAGCGACATCGACCAGGTGGATGAGGATCAGGAAGGCAACGCCGTCATGCTGATGACCCTTCACGCAGCCAAGGGTTTGGAATTTCCCGTTGTTTTCCTGGTCGGCATGGAAAACAATCTCTTTCCCCACAGCCGCTCGGCTTTGGACGAGGAAGAGCTGGAAGAAGAGCGCCGCCTCGCCTATGTGGGTATCACCCGGGCTGAGGAGGAGCTGTATCTGACCAATGCCAAGATGCGGACCATATTTGGGCAAACGGTGATGAATCCTGAATCCTGTTTTATCGAGGAGATTCCCGACCATCTGTTGGAACCTGTGCATGGGGAGGAAAAAGCGCCATTGCGCTTAACCTCAACTGGCCGCAAGACCCCCGGACGGTCAAGTGGCAGGCGGTTGAGCCCGGACCGTTCCCAGGCCAGCACACTCAGCTGGCAGGTGGGTGAAAAAGTGCAGCATGCCAAATGGGGTGTGGGCACCATCGTCAGCCTTAAAGGGGAGGGGGATGACCTGGAATTGACCATCGCCTTTTCGCCCCCCGTTGGTCTTAAGCGGTTGCTGGCCACCTTTGCACCTATTTCCAAACTGGAAAAGAGGGATGACGAGTGA
- a CDS encoding heptaprenylglyceryl phosphate synthase, producing the protein MIDSQYWSHVFKLDPDKPISDEALEAICESGTDAVIIGGTYGITYEKVIDLLGRIRRYALPCVLEVSNQDAIVPGFDHYFVPLVLNATNPEWILKPHQRAIKAFGTMIPWEDVSVVGYCVLNPASAVSELTRSETNLSLDDVVAYGRLAAHMLKLPYFYLEYSGTVGEASFVQAVYQQLKKETDLHLFYGGGISNRTQAETMLNGADTIVVGNVIYEDLRQALQTVPEGKR; encoded by the coding sequence ATGATCGACAGCCAATATTGGAGCCATGTGTTTAAACTGGATCCCGACAAACCGATCTCAGACGAGGCTTTGGAAGCCATATGTGAATCAGGCACAGATGCCGTGATCATTGGGGGCACTTATGGCATTACGTATGAAAAAGTGATTGATTTATTGGGCCGCATCCGGCGTTATGCCCTGCCCTGTGTGTTGGAAGTCTCCAACCAGGACGCGATCGTCCCGGGCTTTGACCATTATTTTGTGCCTTTAGTCCTGAATGCCACCAATCCCGAATGGATCCTGAAACCCCATCAGCGGGCGATTAAGGCCTTTGGCACCATGATTCCCTGGGAGGATGTGTCTGTCGTGGGATACTGTGTGCTTAATCCCGCGTCAGCCGTTAGTGAGCTGACCCGGAGTGAGACCAATTTGAGCCTGGATGATGTGGTCGCCTACGGCCGCCTGGCAGCCCATATGCTAAAACTGCCCTATTTTTATCTCGAATACAGCGGTACAGTGGGAGAGGCCTCATTTGTGCAGGCTGTCTATCAGCAACTGAAAAAGGAGACGGACCTGCATCTCTTTTACGGAGGGGGCATTTCCAACCGCACCCAGGCGGAAACCATGCTAAATGGAGCGGATACCATTGTGGTGGGCAATGTCATCTATGAGGACCTTCGCCAGGCTTTACAAACCGTACCAGAGGGCAAAAGGTAA